GATTAAACGTGCCCGGCCCACCTAATACGTCGTAGGAACTTAATATTTTATGAATATTCGGGTGTTCCAGCGCCTGATACTGGAATGGAGGACTGGAGAAATGCGCGGTGATTTCCGAGCCACCGGCGATCAACGCCGCGCTGGCATCAGGATGTGGCAGGCTGACCGTAATATTATCAAACCGCTTGTAGTCGGCGTTGCCGTACAGGCGTGCCGTTTCTATTTGCAATGTCCGGGACTGGAACCCGACGCCAGCAGCCGGTACGGCGATGCGGTCCTTGCTGCTCAGATCCTTCACGCTTTTCACTGCCGGATTGTTACTCAGCAGGTAATTGGGCATCGAACCGAGTGCCGCAATCGCCTTAACGTTTTGCTTGCCTTTGGTGCGATCCCAGAGCGTCAGCGCCGGTGGCACCCCGGCGGCAACCACATCCAGTGAGCCGGAAAGCAGCCCCTCATTTAATCCGGTGGCACCTGACAGTGTCCGCCAGTCGGCTTTGATATCCAGCCCGTCTTCCTTGCCGTGCTTCTCGATAAGTTTCTGGTCGCGCACCACATCCAGGATCAGATAGCCGATACCATATTGCTGGGCGATACTGATTTGGCCCTCAGCGTTGGCAGCACCAGACCCAAAGACGCTGCCGAACAGCAATAAAGGGATGCCAATACGAGGCAAGAGAGAAGCAAACCATTCAGCTGGAAGTAAATTCATCTTAATTCCCTTAAATAATGGACCAGATCATTAAGTACATCGATGTAATGAGGACTATGCAATTGCAATAAAATGAGTTTCGTTTTTTGATAAAGAGAATTAATACTGAGGCCTTCATGCCCAATTAATAAATCACTTTTTCGAATATTTTATTCCTGAAACAACGTCATTCCATCCTGTAAACACAAAAACAGCCACTCTGTTCCCTGCGGATACAGATAAACAACATGCCTGCATCACTATGCGGATTATAAATATAGAAATTAATTTTATATCGTTATGCAAATAAAGCACTAGCGCTATAGTGCGCGGACAACGTCTATCCAGATGAAAGAGAAATGTTATGCCCGTTTTTAGCCATACATGGTTACGTCAGTATTTACGCCAGCACTTGCAGGTTGCCGGGGTTCGTCCAGCGACAGCCGGTGAAGTGGCAGACAATCTTGTCGAATCGTCGCTCAAAGGCCATGACTCACACGGCGTCTCACTGATTCCACGTTACATAGCCGCCATCCGGGCCGGTGAGCTGGATGCACAAGCAACAATCAGCCTGACGCGCGATACAGGGCCCATGTTGTCTTACCACGGTAACAACGGTTTTGGTCAGGTTAACGGTCGCCTGGTGATGGAACAGGCCATCTTACGGGCGCGACGGTTCGGCGCATGTGTCGTCGGGCTTTCCACACTCACCATCTCGGGCGCATTGGCGCCTGGGCTGAACAGGCGACGACGGCGGGCTTGATATCCCTGCACTTTGCCAATGTCGGCTCCCGTTCTACCGTTTTGCCGTTTAACGGTGTACGACCGCGTTTTGGCACCAATCCTTTCTGTGTCGGTATTCCGATCGAAGGCCAACGGTCTGTCGTGCTGGATTTCGCCACCAGTACCCTCGCCGGCGACAAGGCACGGATTGCCTTTAATGAAGGGCGCCGAGCTGCCAGCAAACTGTGCCATCGATAACACAAAGAAGCCGATCCGCGATCCGCGCTGGTTGATGCAGGAACCGCTGGGGGCGCTGCTGGCGTTCGGGGTGCATAAAGGGTCAGGATTATCTCTGGTATGCAGCCTGCTGGGCGCCGCCTTAACCGGTGGTGACACCGAAAATACACCGCCCCCGGCATCATCAACAATATGCTTTCCATCGTCTTCGATCCGTCCCTGTTGGGCGCGGGTGAACACGCTACGAAGGCCATCAACGACATGCTGGCCTGGACGCGGGCATCCCGGACCGACGATGAACTGCTGTTGCCCGGTGATGCCGAGCAGCAACACCGCCAATTGCGTTTCGAACACGGTATTGAAATCGATGACGTCAGTTGGCAGCAATTCAGGTCACTGGAAGGCGAAGGCTTCCAGCCAAAATTTTCCGAAAGT
The sequence above is a segment of the Pantoea sp. At-9b genome. Coding sequences within it:
- a CDS encoding ABC transporter substrate-binding protein — encoded protein: MNLLPAEWFASLLPRIGIPLLLFGSVFGSGAANAEGQISIAQQYGIGYLILDVVRDQKLIEKHGKEDGLDIKADWRTLSGATGLNEGLLSGSLDVVAAGVPPALTLWDRTKGKQNVKAIAALGSMPNYLLSNNPAVKSVKDLSSKDRIAVPAAGVGFQSRTLQIETARLYGNADYKRFDNITVSLPHPDASAALIAGGSEITAHFSSPPFQYQALEHPNIHKILSSYDVLGGPGTFNLLYTTSKFHDENPKTYRAFFEALAEAEKIIKADKAAAAQTYIRAENSKLPVAFIQKMIEDPENNFTITPERTFVYADKLYQLGILKNKAASWKDYFFSEAYTLPGS